A stretch of the Eretmochelys imbricata isolate rEreImb1 unplaced genomic scaffold, rEreImb1.hap1 Scaffold_45, whole genome shotgun sequence genome encodes the following:
- the LOC144258862 gene encoding sulfotransferase 1A1-like isoform X1: MQPAKETPRPALIPIRGVPMIKYFAENWGEVEGFQAQPDDLLISTYPKSGTTWISEIVDMIYNDGDTEKCKREAIYMRVPFLEFAVPGIPTGVELLQKRPSRRLVKTHLPVQLLPESFWEQDCKMIYMARNAKDVAVSYYYFYQMAKVHPDPGSWDHFLDDFTAGRVSFGSWHQHVRGWWEKRRDHRMLYLFYEDMKEDPRREIRKVLEFLGRPPSEGLVEAIAQHTSFTKMKQNFMANYKTIPTSVMDHSISPFMRKGVTGDWKNQFTVAQNERFDADYERQMEGTDLSFRMEI; the protein is encoded by the exons ATGCAGCCAGCCAAGGAGACTCCGCGCCCAGCCTTGATCCCCATTCGGGGAGTCCCCATGATCAAATACTTCGCTGAGAactggggggaggtggagggattcCAGGCGCAGCCGGATGATCTACTGATCTCCACGTACCCCAAATCTG GTACCACCTGGATCAGTGAGATCGTTGACATGATCTACAACGATGGAGACACAGAGAAATGCAAGCGAGAGGCCATCTACATGCGAGTCCCCTTCCTGGAGTTTGCTGTTCCTGGGATCCCCACTG gGGTGGAGCTGCTCCAGAAGAGGCCATCCCGGCGGCTGGTGAAGACCCATCTCCCGGTGCAGCTGCTGCCGGAGTCGTTCTGGGAGCAGGACTGTAAG atgATCTACATGGCCAGGAACGCCAAGGACGTGGCCGTGTCCTACTATTACTTCTACCAGATGGCGAAGGTGCACCCGGACCCCGGCTCCTGGGACCACTTCCTGGATGACTTCACGGCCGGGAGAG TGTCGTTCGGGTCGTGGCACCAGCACGTCCGGGGCTGGTGGGAGAAGAGACGAGATCACCGAATGCTCTACCTGTTCTACGAGGACATGAAAGAG GACCCCCGGCGCGAGATCCGGAAGGTGCTGGAGTTCCTGGGGCGCCCCCCATCCGAGGGGCTCGTGGAGGCGATCGCCCAGCACACCTCGTTCACCAAGATGAAGCAGAACTTCATGGCCAACTACAAAACCATCCCCACCAGCGTCATGGACCACAGCATCTCGCCCTTCATGCGCAAGG GTGTGACGGGCGACTGGAAGAACCAGTTCACGGTGGCCCAGAACGAGCGATTTGACGCCGACTACGAGAGGCAAATGGAGGGAACCGACCTGAGCTTCCGGATGGAGAtctga
- the SGF29 gene encoding SAGA-associated factor 29, whose product MPGATENSQVIYMGQVSPYYRTKLRGLYTTAKADAEAECNILRKALDKIAEIKSLLEERRIAAKIAGLYNESEPPRKTMRRGVLMTLLQQSAMTLPLWIGKPGDKPPPLCGAIPAASDYVAKPGDKVAARVKAVDGDEQWILAEVVSYSHATNKYEVDDIDEEGKERHTLSRRRIIPLPQWKANPETDPEALFQKDQLVLALYPQTTCFYRALIHAPPQRPQDDYSVLFEDTSYADGYSPPLNVAQRYVVACKETKKK is encoded by the exons TCTCCCCGTATTACCGGACCAAGCTTCGTGGACTCTACACAACTGCCAAAGCTGACGCGGAGGCTGAGTGCAA CATCCTACGCAAGGCGCTGGACAAGATTGCGGAGATCAAATCCCTTCTGGAGGAGCGGCGCATTG ccgCCAAGATTGCCGGGCTCTACAACGAGTCAGAGCCACCCCGCAAGACCATGCGCCGGGGCGTCCTCATGACCCTCCTCCAGCAGTCAGCCATGACGCTGCCCCTGTGGAtcggcaagcctggggacaa gccACCCCCACTCTGCGGCGCTATCCCCGCTGCCAGCGATTACGTGGCCAAGCCGGGGGACAAGGTGGCCGCTCGTGTCAAGGCCGTGGACGGGGACGAGCAATGGATCTTGGCCGAAGTGGTGAGCTACAGCCATGCCACCAACAA GTACGAGGTGGATGATATCGATGAAGAAGGCAAAGA GCGTCACACCCTGAGCCGCCGCCGCATCATCCCGTTGCCCCAGTGGAAGGCGAACCCTGAGACCGACCCCGAGGCGCTGTTCCAGAAGGACCAGCTGGTGTTGGCGCTGTATCCCCAGACCACCTGCTTCTACCGGGCCCTGATCCACGCCCCACCCCAGCGG CCCCAGGACGATTACTCGGTGCTCTTCGAGGACACGTCCTATGCGGACGGCTACTCCCCGCCCCTCAACGTGGCCCAGAGATACGTGGTGGCCTGTAAGGAGACCAAGAAGAAGTGA
- the LOC144258862 gene encoding sulfotransferase 1A1-like isoform X2 yields the protein MQPAKETPRPALIPIRGVPMIKYFAENWGEVEGFQAQPDDLLISTYPKSGVELLQKRPSRRLVKTHLPVQLLPESFWEQDCKMIYMARNAKDVAVSYYYFYQMAKVHPDPGSWDHFLDDFTAGRVSFGSWHQHVRGWWEKRRDHRMLYLFYEDMKEDPRREIRKVLEFLGRPPSEGLVEAIAQHTSFTKMKQNFMANYKTIPTSVMDHSISPFMRKGVTGDWKNQFTVAQNERFDADYERQMEGTDLSFRMEI from the exons ATGCAGCCAGCCAAGGAGACTCCGCGCCCAGCCTTGATCCCCATTCGGGGAGTCCCCATGATCAAATACTTCGCTGAGAactggggggaggtggagggattcCAGGCGCAGCCGGATGATCTACTGATCTCCACGTACCCCAAATCTG gGGTGGAGCTGCTCCAGAAGAGGCCATCCCGGCGGCTGGTGAAGACCCATCTCCCGGTGCAGCTGCTGCCGGAGTCGTTCTGGGAGCAGGACTGTAAG atgATCTACATGGCCAGGAACGCCAAGGACGTGGCCGTGTCCTACTATTACTTCTACCAGATGGCGAAGGTGCACCCGGACCCCGGCTCCTGGGACCACTTCCTGGATGACTTCACGGCCGGGAGAG TGTCGTTCGGGTCGTGGCACCAGCACGTCCGGGGCTGGTGGGAGAAGAGACGAGATCACCGAATGCTCTACCTGTTCTACGAGGACATGAAAGAG GACCCCCGGCGCGAGATCCGGAAGGTGCTGGAGTTCCTGGGGCGCCCCCCATCCGAGGGGCTCGTGGAGGCGATCGCCCAGCACACCTCGTTCACCAAGATGAAGCAGAACTTCATGGCCAACTACAAAACCATCCCCACCAGCGTCATGGACCACAGCATCTCGCCCTTCATGCGCAAGG GTGTGACGGGCGACTGGAAGAACCAGTTCACGGTGGCCCAGAACGAGCGATTTGACGCCGACTACGAGAGGCAAATGGAGGGAACCGACCTGAGCTTCCGGATGGAGAtctga